The Dasypus novemcinctus isolate mDasNov1 chromosome 2, mDasNov1.1.hap2, whole genome shotgun sequence genome includes a region encoding these proteins:
- the GCNT4 gene encoding beta-1,3-galactosyl-O-glycosyl-glycoprotein beta-1,6-N-acetylglucosaminyltransferase 4 — translation MKRFKCCLKYPLQQKVFILFLTLWLFSLLKLLNVRRLLFPQRGIYLVEYYLSTSPFVKNRYTHVKDELQYEVNCSGVYEQEPLEIGKSLEIRKRDIIDLDDEDVVAITSDCEIYQTIRRYHQKLVSWEEKRFPIAYSLVVHKDAIMVERLIHAIYSRHNIYCIHYDHKSPDTFKVAMNNLAKCFSNIFIASKLEAVEYAHISRLQADLNCLSDLLKSSVEWKYVINLCGQDFPLKSNFELVSELKKLDGANMLETVKPTNSKKERFTYHHELRQVPYDYMKLPIRTNISKEAPPHNIEIFVGSAYFVLSRAFVKYIFNNSLVKDFFAWSKDTYSPDEHFWATLIRVPGIPGEISRSAQDVSDLQSKTRLVKWNYHEGLFYPSCTGSHLRSVCIYGAAELRWLMKDGHWFANKFDSRVDPILIKCLAEKLEEQQREWITLSSEKLFIDQKPTIISL, via the coding sequence ATGAAGAGATTCAAATGTTGTTTAAAATACCCTCTACAGCAGAAAGTTTTCATCCTATTTTTAACTCTATGGCTGTTCTCCTTGTTAAAACTTCTAAATGTGAGAAGACTCCTCTTCCCTCAGAGAGGCATTTACTTGGTTGAATACTACTTAAGTACTTCACCTTTTGTAAAAAACAGATACACCCATGTTAAGGATGAACTCCAGTATGAAGTTAATTGTTCAGGTGTCTATGAACAGGAGCCTTTGGAAATTGGCAAGAGTctggaaataagaaaaagagacatCATTGACTTGGATGATGAAGATGTTGTGGCAATTACCAGTGACTGTGAGATTTATCAGACCATAAGGAGGTACCATCAAAAGCTTGTTTCATGGGAGGAGAAAAGATTCCCAATAGCCTATTCTTTGGTCGTTCACAAAGATGCAATTATGGTTGAAAGACTAATCCATGCTATATATAGCCGTCACAATATTTACTGCATCCATTATGACCACAAGTCACCTGATACCTTCAAAGTTGCTATGAACAACTTGGCTAAGTGCTTCTCCAATATTTTCATTGCTTCCAAATTAGAGGCTGTGGAATATGCCCACATTTCCAGACTCCAGGCTGATTTAAATTGCTTGTCAGACCTTCTCAAATCTTCAGTTGAATGGAAATATGTTATTAACCTGTGTGGGCAAGATTTTCCATTGAAATCAAACTTTGAATTAGTGTCAGAGTTGAAGAAACTTGATGGTGCAAATATGCTAGAGACAGTGAAACCAACTAACAGCAAAAAGGAAAGATTCACTTATCACCATGAACTCAGACAGGTGCCTTATGACTATATGAAGCTACCGATAAGGACAAACATCTCTAAGGAAGCACCCCCCCATAACATTGAGATATTTGTTGGCAGTGCTTATTTTGTCTTAAGTAGagcatttgttaaatatattttcaacaaCTCCCTCGTTAAAGACTTTTTTGCCTGGTCTAAAGATACATACTCGCCTGATGAACACTTTTGGGCTACATTAATTCGGGTACCAGGAATACCTGGGGAAATTTCCAGGTCAGCCCAGGATGTGTCTGATCTACAGAGTAAGACCCGTCTTGTCAAATGGAATTATCATGAAGGCCTTTTCTATCCCAGTTGTACTGGATCTCACCTTCGAAGTGTGTGTATCTATGGAGCAGCAGAATTAAGGTGGCTTATGAAAGATGGACATTGGTTTGCTAATAAATTTGACTCCCGAGTGGACCCTATCTTAATTAAATGTTTGGCAGAAAAGCTTGAAGAACAACAGAGAGAATGGATTActttgtcttcagaaaagttatTTATAGATCAAAAGCCTACAATTATATCATTATAG